From the Pseudomonas baltica genome, one window contains:
- the rlmE gene encoding 23S rRNA (uridine(2552)-2'-O)-methyltransferase RlmE — MARSKTSLGWLKEHFNDPYVKMAQKDGYRSRASYKLLEIQEKDRIIRPGMSVIDLGAAPGGWSQVTSRLIGGQGRLIASDILEMDSIPDVTFIQGDFTEDAVLAQILEAVGNSQVDLVISDMAPNMSGMPAVDMPKAMFLCELALDLASRVLKPGGDFLIKIFQGEGIDVYHKTVRQMFDKVQVRKPDSSRDRSREQYLLGRGFRGGNEQQ; from the coding sequence GTGGCCCGTTCCAAAACCAGTCTTGGTTGGCTGAAAGAACATTTCAACGATCCTTACGTCAAGATGGCGCAGAAGGATGGTTACCGCTCCCGTGCGAGCTACAAGCTCCTGGAGATCCAGGAAAAAGACCGGATCATCCGTCCTGGCATGAGTGTGATCGACCTCGGCGCCGCGCCGGGCGGCTGGTCGCAGGTCACCAGCCGGCTGATCGGCGGTCAGGGTCGGTTGATCGCTTCCGACATCCTGGAAATGGACAGCATCCCTGATGTGACCTTCATTCAGGGCGATTTCACCGAGGACGCCGTGCTGGCGCAGATTCTCGAAGCGGTAGGTAATTCACAGGTAGACCTTGTTATTTCCGACATGGCACCCAATATGAGTGGAATGCCGGCCGTCGATATGCCCAAGGCCATGTTCCTTTGTGAACTGGCGCTGGACCTCGCAAGCCGGGTGCTCAAGCCGGGTGGCGACTTCCTGATCAAGATTTTTCAGGGCGAAGGCATCGATGTCTATCACAAGACCGTTCGGCAGATGTTTGACAAGGTTCAGGTACGTAAACCTGACTCCTCCCGGGATCGCTCTCGCGAGCAATACCTTCTGGGCCGCGGGTTCCGCGGTGGCAACGAGCAACAATAG